Proteins encoded within one genomic window of Microbacterium sp. zg-B185:
- a CDS encoding NAD(P)H-dependent oxidoreductase has protein sequence MTLFRLDASILPATSASRALADLVESEWTTAHPDSTVTRRDLAQDPVPATVWADAVTGSFAEEGQRTAGQIAARELATTFADELISADALLFAVPLYNYGVSQHFKTWFDLAYTDPRIDPTGTALRGKPATLVTVLGGNYAPGTPKEGWDHSTAWLRRVLEDVWGLDLRVVQRPFTLVGVNPMLDAFTDTAQELKDAAEQSARRHGREIAAARVTAA, from the coding sequence GTGACTCTGTTCCGCTTGGACGCCAGCATCCTGCCCGCAACCTCCGCCAGCCGCGCGCTCGCCGATCTCGTCGAGTCGGAGTGGACGACGGCGCACCCTGACTCCACCGTCACGCGGCGCGACCTTGCGCAGGACCCCGTTCCTGCCACCGTCTGGGCCGATGCTGTCACGGGCAGCTTCGCCGAAGAAGGGCAGCGCACGGCCGGGCAGATCGCTGCCCGTGAACTCGCGACGACCTTCGCCGACGAGTTGATCAGCGCCGACGCGTTGCTGTTCGCTGTGCCGCTGTACAACTACGGCGTCTCGCAGCACTTCAAGACCTGGTTCGACCTCGCCTACACCGACCCCCGCATCGACCCGACCGGGACTGCCCTCAGGGGCAAGCCCGCCACTCTGGTCACCGTCCTGGGCGGCAACTACGCGCCCGGCACCCCGAAGGAAGGCTGGGACCACTCCACCGCGTGGTTGCGCCGTGTGCTGGAGGACGTCTGGGGACTCGACCTCCGGGTCGTCCAGCGGCCGTTCACGTTGGTGGGGGTCAACCCGATGCTCGACGCGTTCACCGACACGGCTCAGGAACTGAAGGATGCCGCGGAGCAGTCCGCGCGCAGGCACGGGCGCGAGATCGCCGCCGCGCGCGTGACTGCGGCCTGA
- a CDS encoding TetR/AcrR family transcriptional regulator, translating to MALPRSGPVRSEAARLAILRATVELLSERGYDHLSIEGIATRAGVGKQTIYRWWPSKGAVIAECLLEGMLPTERLRPPDTGDIRQDLTTWLGRVFALLGSAEGEGMLRSLIAAAAEHAEVGLRLRDSLSGSDSISKRLMRATGTVPNLPEGAPVDEVADALIGAVILRALARTTVGPRDVDRLLDAVLGR from the coding sequence ATGGCCCTACCCCGAAGCGGTCCGGTGCGCAGCGAAGCGGCCCGGCTGGCGATCCTGCGCGCGACCGTGGAACTGCTCTCTGAACGCGGCTACGACCACCTCAGCATCGAGGGCATCGCGACACGCGCCGGGGTGGGCAAGCAGACGATCTACCGCTGGTGGCCGTCGAAGGGCGCCGTGATCGCGGAGTGTCTGCTCGAGGGGATGCTGCCCACCGAACGTTTGCGTCCGCCGGACACCGGCGACATCCGTCAGGACCTCACCACCTGGCTCGGACGCGTCTTCGCGCTGCTGGGCAGCGCGGAAGGTGAGGGCATGCTGCGCTCTCTCATCGCCGCCGCGGCGGAGCACGCCGAAGTGGGTCTCCGGCTGCGTGACAGCCTGTCAGGGTCGGATTCGATCTCGAAACGCCTGATGCGGGCCACCGGCACGGTGCCCAACCTCCCTGAAGGTGCGCCCGTGGACGAGGTCGCAGACGCACTCATCGGCGCGGTCATCCTGCGGGCCTTGGCTCGCACCACCGTCGGTCCGCGAGATGTCGACCGACTCCTGGACGCGGTGCTCGGTCGCTGA
- a CDS encoding ATP-dependent DNA ligase: MGKFTYNAQTSKNFDDRVLAHLQITIGTKLRRGEGFFFTWKDDISVGEGRSSVWMHAGASLIFKFHGSRQPDINLHWLEALISTANSAQGLHLVGEPAAALPVRQQSVLVG, translated from the coding sequence ATGGGCAAGTTCACGTACAACGCTCAAACGTCCAAGAACTTCGACGACCGGGTGCTGGCGCACCTTCAGATCACCATCGGAACGAAGCTGCGCCGGGGGGAAGGGTTCTTCTTCACGTGGAAGGACGACATCAGTGTGGGTGAGGGCCGCAGTTCCGTGTGGATGCATGCGGGGGCGTCGCTGATCTTCAAATTCCACGGCAGCCGACAGCCGGACATCAACCTGCATTGGCTGGAAGCTCTCATCTCGACGGCGAACTCTGCACAGGGGCTGCATCTCGTCGGCGAACCCGCCGCAGCACTGCCGGTACGGCAACAGTCCGTCCTGGTTGGCTGA
- a CDS encoding carboxylesterase family protein, with protein MDPIHGPAARAVERRPRFLPFLGYAPALLLLAAIALAVLWLNQSPWWGWALTLTLLVPIGVGARWWMRQPAGFQFGAWLLAALLVGGTAVLAYPPAQTRAAGDGDPKLTPQVSTQEGPVQGVTDDARTVEIFAGIPYARPPVGERRWRAPEPPAPREEVLVADRFSAVPVQGTSSFSTRALAQLVDVPLEGTLLNPYPVSEDSLTLNIWRSTAPAGDDLPVLVYIPGGGFSTGSGALPLYDGAALASRGDVITVTINYRLGVLGFLSHPDLAAESGYDASGNYGLLDQIAALEWVRENIAAFGGDAERVTIAGESAGGQSVCILGATPLADGLLDGIIAGSGACMGTTGDTENGDQFDTRDAAEDVGRRVSERLGDATIAEMRGMPVDRILEASRAFAAHWRPSIDGHVLPSSPAEIYASGQQHDVPILVGSNADEASLALAASSQIDVDEYRATATEAYGDLVDRFLSLYPGDTPKQALESSLQAQTDRVMTRAMHRWARLHTQSADADAYVYFFSHTPPEEGLEKYGAYHGAEVAYAYDNLGVDSDADYTESDYRLRDQISGFWMAFVSTGAPAAVALAPWPAVRTAPEQVMEFTADGSQVKPRPRADAIDFWMEYAGPIP; from the coding sequence ATGGACCCGATTCACGGACCAGCGGCCCGCGCCGTCGAGAGGCGCCCACGGTTCCTCCCGTTCCTGGGCTACGCGCCTGCACTTCTGCTGTTGGCGGCGATCGCGCTGGCCGTGCTCTGGCTCAACCAAAGCCCGTGGTGGGGATGGGCGCTGACACTGACGCTCCTAGTGCCGATAGGCGTGGGGGCCCGCTGGTGGATGCGGCAACCCGCCGGATTCCAGTTCGGTGCGTGGCTGCTCGCTGCCCTCCTCGTGGGCGGAACGGCCGTACTGGCCTACCCGCCGGCTCAGACCCGCGCGGCCGGAGACGGCGATCCGAAACTCACACCACAGGTCTCCACTCAGGAGGGTCCCGTGCAGGGAGTCACCGATGATGCGCGCACCGTGGAGATCTTCGCGGGCATCCCGTATGCGCGGCCTCCGGTGGGGGAGCGACGGTGGCGCGCACCCGAACCACCCGCGCCGCGCGAAGAAGTGCTCGTCGCCGACCGATTCTCGGCGGTTCCCGTCCAGGGCACCTCGAGCTTCTCGACGCGGGCACTCGCGCAACTGGTGGATGTGCCGCTGGAAGGCACCCTGCTCAACCCCTACCCCGTGAGCGAAGACAGTCTCACGCTCAACATCTGGCGGAGCACTGCGCCTGCCGGTGATGATCTTCCCGTGCTTGTGTACATACCCGGCGGAGGCTTCTCCACGGGGTCCGGCGCGTTGCCTCTGTACGACGGTGCAGCGCTCGCGTCCCGCGGTGACGTGATCACAGTCACCATCAATTACCGGCTCGGCGTACTCGGCTTCCTCTCCCATCCCGACCTTGCAGCCGAGTCGGGCTACGACGCGTCGGGGAACTACGGCCTCCTGGACCAGATCGCGGCACTCGAATGGGTGCGAGAGAACATCGCGGCGTTCGGCGGCGATGCGGAGCGGGTGACGATCGCCGGCGAGTCGGCGGGGGGTCAGAGCGTGTGCATCCTGGGGGCGACTCCGCTCGCGGATGGCCTGCTCGATGGCATCATCGCCGGCAGCGGTGCATGCATGGGCACGACAGGCGACACCGAGAACGGAGATCAGTTCGACACCCGAGACGCCGCGGAGGATGTCGGCCGGCGAGTGAGCGAGCGGTTGGGCGACGCGACGATCGCGGAGATGCGTGGGATGCCGGTGGATCGCATCCTCGAAGCATCCCGCGCGTTCGCGGCTCATTGGCGCCCTTCCATCGACGGACACGTCCTGCCGAGCTCACCGGCGGAGATCTACGCCTCCGGTCAACAGCACGACGTGCCGATCCTCGTGGGCAGCAACGCCGACGAAGCGTCGCTCGCGCTCGCCGCCTCGTCCCAGATCGACGTCGACGAGTACCGGGCGACCGCCACCGAGGCGTACGGCGATCTGGTGGACAGATTCCTCAGTCTGTACCCCGGCGACACGCCGAAGCAGGCGCTGGAGTCCTCCCTGCAGGCGCAGACCGATCGGGTCATGACCCGCGCGATGCACCGGTGGGCGCGTCTGCACACACAGTCCGCGGATGCCGACGCCTACGTCTACTTCTTCTCCCACACGCCGCCGGAGGAGGGGTTGGAGAAGTACGGCGCGTATCACGGTGCGGAAGTGGCATACGCCTACGACAATCTGGGAGTCGACAGCGACGCGGACTACACGGAATCCGACTACCGGTTGCGCGATCAGATCAGCGGGTTCTGGATGGCCTTCGTGAGCACCGGAGCTCCTGCCGCGGTTGCGCTTGCGCCCTGGCCGGCAGTGCGGACGGCCCCCGAACAGGTCATGGAGTTCACCGCGGACGGCAGTCAGGTGAAGCCTCGCCCGCGCGCGGACGCGATCGACTTCTGGATGGAATACGCGGGACCGATACCGTGA
- a CDS encoding helix-turn-helix domain-containing protein — protein MTETESATHACDGAVTLAFSVLGKRWNGMIVSTLGPGPVSFAALRRAVSGISDTVLSDRLSELAHAGLVARTVDSGPPLAVSYALTESGRGLLPILDQLGEWASANLGTSTTHTASAASAG, from the coding sequence ATGACCGAGACGGAGAGCGCCACCCATGCCTGCGACGGCGCAGTCACCCTGGCGTTCAGCGTGCTCGGCAAGCGTTGGAACGGCATGATCGTCTCCACCCTCGGGCCCGGACCGGTGTCCTTCGCAGCCTTACGCCGCGCGGTCAGCGGCATCAGCGACACGGTGCTCTCGGACCGTCTGTCCGAGCTGGCTCACGCCGGGTTGGTGGCGCGGACGGTCGACTCCGGCCCTCCGCTGGCGGTGTCGTACGCGCTGACGGAAAGCGGCCGTGGCCTGCTGCCCATTCTCGATCAGCTCGGCGAGTGGGCCTCGGCGAATCTCGGCACCTCAACGACCCACACAGCCTCGGCTGCGTCCGCAGGCTGA
- a CDS encoding MMPL family transporter, with protein sequence MAELLHRLGTFAARRAGTVIIAWVVILGIAVGGFLVGFKGLSSSFDIPGTASGDVIAELEEQLPDFSGASGTVVFHTTDGSAFSDAQQAEITALAESARDLPDVADVIDPFATQQQLADQRQQIEDGRTQIAAARAQAEAGQAQLDAGTAQLDAAQTQLDQGRAQAEAAGLPTTELDAQQAILDAQRAQLETEQQALADGLATIQGQEATLEQGAELISFADGIRVVSEDGATAIVNVQFTEPRLELAQTSKDAVIEHFESEPVDGVEVAFSSDISQGVPQILGVGEVVGVALAAVVLIVVLGSLLAAAFPIVTALVGVAIGAMATLAFSGVVQMASVTPILGVMLGLAVGIDYSLFVLYRHRKQLLQGADVVESIGLANGTAGNAVVFAGTTVIVALLALNITGIPFLGLMGTAGAISVAVAVLIAISLTPALLGLAKSRVLSKRARARAAAGTALSDATTLRARNRASAPMSTLRAILTVIVATVALLVVAIPAMSMRLGLPDGGSESADSTAYRAFTLTEDSFGAGVNGPLLVTATLPEGLDDDQVLNDQLLVARQLAAMDDVVAVAPIAVSDDNTLAAFQVVPAEGPNSTSTETLVRELRDLPPIADQITLGVAGQAAINIDISEALANVLPLYLLVVVGLSFLIMVMVFRSLLVPLIATAGFVLSLLATYGAVTAVFQWGWLGDLLGVHNPGPILSFLPVILVGILFGLAMDYQLFLTTGMREAWAHGAPARLAVAQGFRAGRTVVIAAALIMIAVFSGFITSESVIIKSMGLGLALGVLFDAFLVRMLLIPALMHLLGESAWWLPKWLSRVIPNVDVEGSALERRHPVHHTL encoded by the coding sequence GTGGCCGAGCTGTTGCACCGGTTGGGGACGTTCGCGGCACGCCGTGCGGGGACGGTCATCATCGCGTGGGTCGTGATCCTCGGGATCGCAGTCGGCGGGTTCCTCGTCGGGTTCAAGGGACTGAGCTCGAGCTTCGACATCCCGGGCACGGCCTCCGGAGACGTGATCGCCGAGCTCGAGGAGCAGCTGCCCGACTTCAGCGGCGCGTCCGGAACCGTCGTCTTCCACACCACCGACGGGTCGGCGTTCTCGGACGCGCAGCAGGCCGAGATCACCGCACTCGCCGAGTCCGCACGCGACCTGCCCGACGTCGCGGACGTGATCGACCCGTTCGCGACGCAGCAGCAGCTGGCAGATCAGCGTCAGCAGATCGAGGACGGCCGCACACAGATCGCCGCCGCCCGCGCGCAGGCGGAGGCCGGGCAAGCTCAGCTGGATGCCGGGACCGCGCAGTTGGATGCCGCGCAGACGCAGCTGGATCAGGGTCGTGCACAGGCTGAGGCGGCGGGCTTGCCGACCACCGAGCTGGACGCGCAGCAGGCGATCCTGGACGCTCAGCGGGCGCAGTTAGAGACCGAGCAGCAGGCCCTCGCCGACGGTCTTGCGACGATCCAGGGACAGGAAGCCACGCTGGAACAGGGTGCCGAGCTGATCTCGTTCGCCGACGGCATCCGGGTGGTGTCCGAGGACGGCGCCACCGCCATCGTGAATGTGCAGTTCACCGAGCCGCGCCTTGAACTCGCTCAGACCTCCAAGGACGCGGTCATCGAGCATTTCGAGAGCGAGCCGGTCGACGGCGTCGAGGTCGCCTTCTCCAGCGACATCTCTCAGGGTGTGCCGCAGATCCTCGGTGTCGGGGAGGTCGTCGGCGTCGCACTGGCGGCGGTCGTCCTGATCGTCGTACTCGGCTCGCTGCTGGCGGCGGCGTTCCCGATCGTCACGGCCTTGGTCGGTGTCGCCATCGGCGCCATGGCCACGCTCGCCTTCTCGGGGGTGGTGCAGATGGCCTCGGTCACGCCGATTCTGGGGGTGATGCTTGGGCTTGCCGTCGGCATCGACTACTCGCTGTTCGTGCTCTATCGACACCGCAAGCAGCTGCTGCAGGGCGCTGACGTGGTCGAATCCATCGGCCTGGCCAACGGCACCGCCGGCAACGCCGTCGTGTTCGCCGGGACGACGGTGATCGTTGCGCTGCTCGCGCTCAACATCACCGGCATCCCCTTCCTGGGGCTCATGGGAACGGCCGGCGCGATCAGCGTCGCCGTCGCCGTGCTGATCGCCATCTCTCTCACACCCGCGCTGCTGGGGCTCGCGAAGAGTCGCGTGCTCAGTAAGCGCGCCCGCGCTCGCGCCGCCGCTGGGACCGCACTGAGCGATGCCACGACGCTGCGGGCGCGCAACCGCGCGAGCGCACCGATGTCGACGCTGCGCGCCATCCTCACCGTCATCGTCGCGACGGTCGCCCTGCTGGTCGTTGCGATCCCCGCGATGTCGATGCGCCTGGGTTTGCCCGACGGCGGATCCGAGTCCGCAGATTCCACCGCCTACCGCGCGTTCACCCTTACCGAAGACTCGTTCGGCGCCGGAGTCAACGGACCCTTGCTGGTCACCGCGACCCTTCCAGAGGGGCTCGACGACGATCAGGTGCTGAACGATCAGCTGCTGGTCGCCCGCCAACTGGCCGCGATGGACGACGTCGTCGCTGTTGCGCCCATCGCCGTTTCGGACGACAACACTCTCGCCGCGTTCCAGGTCGTCCCCGCCGAAGGTCCGAACAGCACCTCGACGGAAACACTCGTGCGGGAGCTTCGCGACCTGCCACCCATTGCTGATCAGATCACGCTCGGCGTGGCCGGTCAGGCTGCGATCAACATCGACATCTCGGAGGCGCTCGCGAATGTGCTGCCGCTCTACCTGCTTGTGGTGGTCGGCCTGTCATTCCTGATCATGGTCATGGTCTTCCGCTCGCTGCTTGTGCCACTGATCGCCACTGCCGGTTTCGTGCTGTCGCTCCTGGCGACCTACGGCGCGGTCACGGCCGTCTTCCAGTGGGGATGGCTCGGTGACTTGTTGGGCGTACACAACCCCGGCCCGATCCTGAGCTTCCTGCCGGTGATCCTGGTGGGCATCCTGTTCGGCCTGGCCATGGACTACCAGCTGTTCCTGACGACCGGGATGCGGGAGGCATGGGCCCACGGTGCACCCGCGCGGCTTGCCGTCGCGCAGGGATTCCGCGCAGGCCGCACGGTCGTGATCGCGGCAGCGCTGATCATGATCGCGGTCTTCTCCGGCTTCATCACCTCAGAGTCGGTGATCATCAAATCGATGGGTCTGGGCCTGGCCCTTGGCGTTCTCTTCGATGCGTTCCTCGTGCGAATGCTGCTCATTCCGGCGCTCATGCACCTGCTCGGCGAATCGGCCTGGTGGCTGCCGAAGTGGCTGAGCCGCGTCATCCCGAACGTGGACGTAGAAGGCTCGGCGCTGGAGCGTCGCCACCCGGTGCACCACACCCTCTGA